The following are encoded in a window of Streptococcus pasteurianus genomic DNA:
- a CDS encoding acetylornithine transaminase, which yields MTKLFQNYKRAAVEFVKAEGNYLFDQDGKKYLDFSTGIGVTNLGFHPEVKAALQKQAEEIWHTPNLYLNSLQEEVADKLIGNKDYLAFFANSGAEANEAAIKIARKATGKQEIIAFVNSFHGRTFGSMSATGQDKIKTGFGDGVPHFSYAIYNDLDSVKSLVTDDTAAIMLELVQGESGVRPADKGFVTALSAFCQEIGILLIVDEVQTGMGRTGKLFSFEHYGIEPDIFTLAKGLGNGVPVGAMLAKEKLGFAFSYGSHGSTFGGNKLVMSVASSVLDIMLADGFLPQAFDNGNYLQAELKKALAGNAKVTDVRGLGYMIGIETTENLAELVEKARDKGLIVLTAGTNVIRLLPPLTLTKEEIDQGVAILAEVFA from the coding sequence ATGACAAAATTATTTCAAAATTATAAACGCGCAGCCGTTGAATTTGTCAAGGCAGAAGGAAATTACCTTTTTGACCAAGACGGCAAGAAATACCTTGATTTTTCAACAGGAATCGGTGTGACAAATCTTGGTTTTCACCCAGAAGTAAAAGCTGCCTTACAAAAACAAGCTGAAGAAATCTGGCACACACCAAACTTGTACCTTAATTCTTTGCAAGAAGAAGTGGCAGACAAGTTGATTGGGAATAAAGATTATCTTGCTTTCTTTGCCAATAGTGGTGCTGAAGCCAATGAAGCTGCTATTAAAATTGCACGTAAGGCGACTGGCAAGCAAGAAATCATTGCTTTTGTTAATTCTTTTCATGGTCGTACTTTTGGGTCAATGTCCGCAACTGGGCAAGACAAAATTAAAACTGGTTTTGGTGATGGCGTGCCACATTTTAGCTATGCGATTTACAATGATTTAGATAGCGTGAAAAGCTTGGTAACCGATGATACTGCCGCGATTATGTTGGAATTGGTTCAAGGGGAATCAGGTGTTCGTCCAGCTGACAAAGGTTTTGTGACAGCATTAAGCGCATTTTGCCAAGAAATAGGTATTTTGCTGATTGTTGATGAGGTGCAAACTGGTATGGGACGTACTGGTAAATTGTTCTCATTTGAACATTATGGCATTGAGCCTGATATTTTCACTTTGGCAAAAGGTCTTGGAAATGGTGTACCAGTCGGTGCCATGTTAGCCAAGGAAAAACTTGGTTTTGCTTTCTCTTACGGTAGCCATGGTTCAACCTTTGGTGGTAATAAACTTGTCATGTCAGTAGCCTCAAGCGTACTCGATATTATGTTGGCTGACGGTTTCTTGCCACAAGCGTTTGACAATGGAAATTACTTGCAAGCTGAATTGAAGAAAGCTTTGGCTGGCAATGCAAAAGTGACTGATGTTCGTGGTCTTGGTTACATGATTGGGATTGAAACGACTGAAAATCTTGCCGAATTGGTCGAAAAAGCACGTGATAAAGGCTTGATTGTCTTGACAGCAGGAACAAATGTTATTCGTCTCTTGCCACCATTGACCTTGACGAAGGAAGAAATAGACCAAGGCGTAGCCATTTTGGCAGAGGTTTTTGCGTAA